A single Calypte anna isolate BGI_N300 chromosome 5A, bCalAnn1_v1.p, whole genome shotgun sequence DNA region contains:
- the TRMT5 gene encoding tRNA (guanine(37)-N1)-methyltransferase has product MRSLWRFGYSARLLKTNNFRTAASNPSFPAVWMQYSGRIPGLFMGVKKTSFFTMPETVEDKTHLELYSPHPEVRGMTQLNREAFKRTVVVPALKVKKELVNTLLKSLKHTVLQRPGLKRVVEDPENEDSRFLLLDPHKLPEFSLGEPEQEVLKQLGVCPQVSKYNLELTYENFKSEEILGAVLPEGQDVTSGFSRVGHIAHLNLRDHQLPYRHLIGQVIIDKNPGVTCVVNKTNIIDSTYRNFQMEVLAGESNLVTKVKENNTVYELDFSKVYWNPRLSTEHSRIVELLKPGDVLFDVFAGIGPFAIPAAKKKCQVFANDLNPESYSWLLHNCKLNKVANKIKAFNMDGRDFLLGPVREELSKELWKEEQKTSFHIVMNLPALAVEFLDVFRHLLVGEPCSTAGLPTVHCYGFSKHKDPAKDIQERAEASLGTSLDGHCSTYLVRNVAPNKEMLCISFQIPADVLYKRPCPDEAKPASKRLCTSKDFSEERLPR; this is encoded by the exons ATGAG GAGTTTATGGAGATTTGGATACTCTGCCAGACTACTGAAAACTAATAATTTTAGGACAGCTGCATCAAATCCATCATTTCCAGCAGTTTGGATGCAATATTCTGGCAGAATACCTGGTCTCTTTATGGGagtaaaaaaaaccagtttttttACCATGCCTGAAACCGTGGAGGATAAAACTCATCTAGAACTCTACTCACCACATCCCGAAGTGCGTGGGATGACACAGCTCAACAGAGAAGCTTTCAAGAGGACAGTTGTTGTTCCAGCCCTCAAAGTCAAGAAAGAACTTGTGAATACTTTGCTAAAGTCCCTAAAACACACAGTGCTGCAGCGTCCTGGCCTCAAGAGAGTGGTTGAGGATCCAGAGAATGAGGACAGTAGGTTTCTTCTTTTGGACCCTCATAAACTACCAGAATTCTCACTGGGAGAACCAGAGCAAGAGGTATTAAAACAGCTTGGGGTTTGCCCCCAGGTGTCCAAGTATAACCTCGAGCTGACTTATGAGAACTTCAAGTCGGAGGAGATCCTAGGAGCAGTCCTTCCTGAAGGTCAGGATGTCACCTCTGGATTCAGCCGTGTTGGTCACATAGCTCACTTGAATCTTAGAGATCATCAGCTGCCATACAGGCATTTGATTG GCCAGGTTATAATTGACAAGAATCCAGGAGTCACCTGTGTAGTGAATAAAACCAACATCATTGACAGCACGTACAGAAACTTCCAAATGGAAGTGCTTGCTGGGGAGAGCAACCTGGTAACCAAG gtcaaagaaaataatactgtaTATGAACTGGACTTCTCTAAAGTCTACTGGAACCCACGTCTTTCCACAGAACACAGCCGTATCGTTGAGCTTTTGAAGCCTGGTGATGTTCTTTTTGATGTCTTTGCTGGGATTGGGCCTTTTGCTATCccagcagcaaagaagaaatgCCAAGTGTTTGCAAATGACCTCAATCCTGAGTCCTACAGCTGGCTCCTGCACAACTGCAAACTGAACAAAGTAgccaacaaaataaaagccttcaATATGGATGGCAGGGACTTCCTCCTGGGGCCTGTAAGAGAAGAACTGAGTAAAGAGCTTTggaaagaagaacagaaaacctCTTTTCACATAGTCATGAATTTGCCAGCTTTGGCTGTTGAATTTCTGGATGTTTTCAGGCATCTTTTAGTTGGGgagccctgcagcactgctggccTTCCCACGGTGCACTGCTATGGTTTCTCCAAACACAAGGACCCAGCCAAAGATATTCAGGAGCGAGCTGAGGCTTCTCTGGGAACCTCCTTGGATGGACACTGTTCCACCTACCTGGTCAGAAACGTTGCCCCAAACAAGGAGATGCTGTGCATCAGTTTCCAGATCCCAGCAGACGTGCTGTACAAGAGGCCCTGCCCTGATGAAG